The proteins below come from a single Agromyces flavus genomic window:
- the rpsH gene encoding 30S ribosomal protein S8, with product MTMTDPVADMLTRLRNANSAHHDAVSMPNSKLKAHIAEILKSEGYIADFEVTDARVGKTLTLKLKFGPNRERSIAGIKRVSKPGLRVYAKSTEIPKVLGGLGVAILSTSSGLLTDRQAEKKGVGGEVLAYVW from the coding sequence ATGACGATGACCGACCCGGTCGCTGACATGCTGACGCGCCTGCGCAACGCCAACTCCGCGCACCACGACGCCGTCTCGATGCCCAACTCCAAGCTCAAGGCGCACATCGCCGAGATCCTCAAGAGCGAGGGCTACATCGCGGACTTCGAGGTGACCGACGCGCGCGTCGGCAAGACCCTCACGCTGAAGCTCAAGTTCGGCCCCAACCGCGAGCGTTCGATCGCGGGCATCAAGCGCGTGTCGAAGCCCGGCCTGCGCGTCTACGCGAAGTCGACCGAGATCCCCAAGGTGCTCGGCGGCCTCGGCGTCGCGATCCTGTCCACTTCCAGCGGTCTGCTCACCGACCGCCAGGCCGAGAAGAAGGGCGTGGGTGGGGAAGTCCTCGCCTACGTGTGGTAG
- the map gene encoding type I methionyl aminopeptidase, with the protein MFRRLRLRTPAELRAMIPAGEATAAALAAVRERLVVGATPLELDAAAEAVIRGRGGRPNFALEPGYRHTLCVSVDDDVVHGIPGGRPFALGDIVSVDGGAEVGGWNGDAAFTIVLPDAERPELVRAREELAAAADLALWAGIARLAVARHLNEVGEAIEESVTASGPYAILDGYGGHGIGRAMHEEPTVYNHAVRGRSPRVRPGLVVAIEPMITSGAADTFIRDDGWTVATSDGGDGAHAEHSVAVHDGGIWVLTAPDGGAAGLAPFSVEPVPIA; encoded by the coding sequence GTGTTCCGTCGTCTCCGGCTGAGGACGCCCGCCGAGCTGCGGGCGATGATCCCGGCCGGTGAGGCGACCGCGGCGGCATTGGCCGCCGTGCGCGAGCGACTCGTGGTGGGCGCCACGCCCCTCGAGCTCGACGCCGCCGCCGAGGCCGTGATCCGCGGACGGGGCGGGAGGCCCAACTTCGCGCTCGAGCCCGGATACCGTCATACGCTCTGCGTCTCGGTCGACGACGACGTCGTGCACGGCATCCCGGGAGGGCGCCCGTTCGCCCTTGGCGACATCGTCTCGGTCGACGGGGGCGCCGAGGTGGGCGGATGGAACGGCGACGCGGCCTTCACGATCGTGCTTCCCGACGCCGAGCGGCCCGAGCTCGTGCGCGCGCGCGAAGAGCTCGCCGCGGCGGCCGACCTCGCACTCTGGGCGGGCATCGCGCGACTGGCCGTCGCACGTCATCTCAACGAGGTCGGCGAGGCGATCGAGGAGTCGGTGACCGCGTCCGGGCCTTACGCGATCCTCGACGGGTACGGCGGCCACGGCATCGGCCGTGCGATGCACGAGGAACCGACCGTCTACAACCACGCCGTCCGAGGTCGCAGCCCGCGCGTCCGGCCCGGGCTCGTCGTCGCGATCGAGCCCATGATCACCTCGGGCGCGGCCGACACGTTCATCCGCGACGACGGCTGGACCGTCGCCACGTCCGACGGCGGCGACGGCGCGCATGCCGAGCACAGCGTCGCCGTGCACGATGGCGGCATCTGGGTGCTCACGGCGCCCGACGGCGGTGCGGCGGGCCTCGCGCCGTTCAGCGTCGAGCCCGTGCCGATCGCCTGA
- the rplP gene encoding 50S ribosomal protein L16 has protein sequence MLIPRRVKYRKQHHPGRSGQATGGTKVSFGEFGIQALSPAYVTNRQIESARIAMTRHIKRGGKVWINIYPDRPLTKKPAETRMGSGKGSPEWWVANVKPGRVLFEVSGVSEELAREAMTRAIHKLPLKARIIKREEGDA, from the coding sequence ATGTTGATTCCCCGTCGAGTCAAGTACCGCAAGCAGCACCACCCCGGCCGTTCGGGCCAGGCCACCGGCGGCACGAAGGTCTCCTTCGGCGAGTTCGGCATCCAGGCCCTGAGCCCCGCCTACGTGACGAACCGTCAGATCGAGTCCGCTCGTATCGCGATGACCCGTCACATCAAGCGCGGCGGCAAGGTGTGGATCAACATCTACCCCGACCGTCCGCTCACGAAGAAGCCGGCCGAGACCCGAATGGGTTCCGGTAAGGGTTCGCCCGAGTGGTGGGTCGCCAACGTCAAGCCGGGCCGGGTGCTCTTCGAGGTCTCGGGCGTCTCCGAGGAACTCGCTCGCGAGGCCATGACCCGTGCCATCCACAAGCTGCCCCTCAAGGCACGCATCATCAAGCGCGAGGAGGGCGACGCATAA
- the rplF gene encoding 50S ribosomal protein L6: MSRIGRLPIDIPAGVDVKVDGRAVTVKGPKGELSLTVASPIEVKLEDNQVIVTRPDDERESRSLHGLTRTLIANDILGVTQGYSKGLEIVGTGYRVAQKGSAVEFALGFSHPVTVEPPAGITLTVEGNNKLTVSGISKQAVGETAANIRKIKKPEPYKGKGIRYAGEVVRRKAGKAGK; the protein is encoded by the coding sequence ATGTCACGAATCGGACGACTCCCCATCGACATCCCCGCCGGGGTCGACGTGAAGGTCGACGGCCGCGCCGTCACCGTGAAGGGCCCGAAGGGCGAGCTCTCGCTCACCGTCGCCAGCCCGATCGAGGTCAAGCTCGAGGACAACCAGGTCATCGTGACCCGGCCCGACGACGAGCGCGAGTCGCGTTCGCTGCACGGCCTCACGCGCACCCTCATCGCCAACGACATCCTCGGCGTGACCCAGGGCTACTCCAAGGGCCTCGAGATCGTCGGCACCGGTTACCGCGTCGCGCAGAAGGGCAGCGCGGTCGAGTTCGCGCTCGGCTTCTCGCACCCGGTCACCGTCGAGCCGCCGGCCGGCATCACGCTGACCGTCGAGGGCAACAACAAGCTCACCGTCTCGGGCATCTCCAAGCAGGCCGTCGGCGAGACCGCCGCCAACATCCGCAAGATCAAGAAGCCCGAGCCCTACAAGGGCAAGGGCATCCGCTACGCCGGCGAGGTCGTGCGTCGCAAGGCCGGAAAGGCTGGTAAGTAA
- the rplR gene encoding 50S ribosomal protein L18: MAVKTKTAARSRRHSRLRKKVVGTELRPRLVVTRSARHVFVQVVDDSKGQTVASASTMEADLRAFDGDKTAKAKRVGELVAERAKQAGIESVVFDRGGNKYAGRVAAIADGAREAGLNL, encoded by the coding sequence ATGGCCGTGAAGACCAAGACGGCAGCGCGTTCGCGCCGCCACAGCCGCCTTCGCAAGAAGGTCGTCGGCACCGAGCTGCGTCCGCGCCTCGTCGTGACCCGCTCGGCCCGCCACGTGTTCGTCCAGGTCGTGGACGACAGCAAGGGCCAGACCGTGGCCTCCGCGTCGACCATGGAGGCCGACCTCCGCGCGTTCGACGGTGACAAGACCGCCAAGGCCAAGCGCGTCGGCGAGCTCGTCGCCGAGCGCGCCAAGCAGGCGGGCATCGAGTCGGTCGTCTTCGACCGCGGCGGCAACAAGTACGCCGGTCGCGTCGCAGCGATCGCCGATGGAGCGCGAGAGGCAGGGCTGAACCTGTGA
- the rpmC gene encoding 50S ribosomal protein L29 — MAVGSKELAIVELDTFEDERLVDELKKAKEELFNLRFQSATGQLESHGRLKAVKRDIARIYTVIRERELGIRATPAPVEAPAAPAKKTKKAKAAADATEAETKEA; from the coding sequence ATGGCCGTCGGTTCCAAGGAGCTCGCTATCGTCGAGCTCGACACCTTCGAGGACGAGCGTCTCGTCGACGAGCTGAAGAAGGCCAAGGAGGAGCTGTTCAACCTGCGCTTCCAGTCGGCCACAGGTCAGCTCGAGAGCCACGGCCGCCTCAAGGCCGTCAAGCGCGACATCGCGCGCATCTACACGGTCATCCGTGAGCGCGAGCTCGGCATCCGTGCGACGCCGGCTCCGGTCGAGGCGCCCGCCGCGCCCGCCAAGAAGACGAAGAAGGCCAAGGCCGCGGCTGACGCGACCGAGGCCGAGACGAAGGAGGCCTGA
- the rplX gene encoding 50S ribosomal protein L24, with amino-acid sequence MAKIKKGDLVQVISGRSQARGGDRGKQGKVIEVLVDQNRVVVQGVNYVTKHVRVGQTQRGTKTGGIETHEAPIHVSNVALVDPETKKPTRVGFRTETVTKDGVEKTVRVRYAKKSGKDL; translated from the coding sequence ATGGCGAAGATCAAGAAGGGCGACCTGGTCCAGGTCATCTCGGGCCGCAGCCAGGCTCGCGGCGGAGACCGCGGCAAGCAGGGCAAGGTCATCGAGGTGCTCGTCGACCAGAACCGCGTGGTCGTGCAGGGCGTGAACTACGTCACCAAGCACGTCCGCGTCGGCCAGACCCAGCGCGGCACGAAGACCGGCGGCATCGAGACCCACGAGGCCCCGATCCACGTGTCGAACGTCGCGCTGGTCGACCCCGAGACGAAGAAGCCGACCCGCGTGGGCTTCCGCACCGAGACGGTCACCAAGGACGGCGTCGAGAAGACGGTCCGCGTCCGCTACGCCAAGAAGTCAGGTAAGGACCTGTAA
- the rpsE gene encoding 30S ribosomal protein S5, whose translation MTAEAPVETAASSEPQRNEREGRRGGRDRGQGRDRRDRDAEKSQFLERVVTINRVSKVVKGGRRFSFTALVVVGDGNGLVGVGYGKAREVPTAISKGVEEAKKNFFRVPRVGSSIPHPVQGEAAAGVVLLRPAGPGTGVIAGGPVRAVLECAGIHDVLSKSLGSSNTINIVHATVEALKQLEEPRAVAARRGLDYDEVAPARLLRAEAQAAEAAAAAKAGA comes from the coding sequence GTGACCGCAGAGGCACCCGTCGAGACTGCAGCTTCCTCGGAGCCGCAGCGCAACGAGCGCGAGGGCCGCCGCGGCGGTCGCGACCGCGGCCAGGGGCGCGACCGTCGCGATCGCGACGCCGAGAAGAGCCAGTTCCTCGAGCGCGTCGTCACCATCAACCGCGTGTCGAAGGTCGTCAAGGGCGGTCGTCGCTTCAGCTTCACGGCGCTCGTCGTCGTGGGCGACGGCAACGGACTCGTCGGCGTCGGCTACGGCAAGGCGCGCGAGGTCCCGACCGCGATCTCGAAGGGCGTCGAGGAGGCCAAGAAGAACTTCTTCCGCGTGCCCCGCGTCGGCTCGTCCATCCCGCACCCGGTGCAGGGCGAGGCGGCCGCCGGTGTCGTCCTCCTGCGTCCGGCCGGCCCCGGTACCGGTGTCATCGCCGGTGGTCCGGTCCGCGCCGTGCTCGAGTGCGCCGGCATCCACGACGTCCTGAGCAAGTCGCTCGGCTCGTCGAACACCATCAACATCGTGCACGCCACGGTCGAGGCGCTGAAGCAGCTCGAGGAGCCGCGCGCGGTCGCCGCGCGTCGTGGCCTCGACTACGACGAGGTCGCCCCGGCCCGTCTGCTGCGTGCCGAGGCCCAGGCGGCCGAGGCCGCCGCAGCAGCGAAGGCAGGTGCCTGA
- the rpmD gene encoding 50S ribosomal protein L30: MAKQLKVTQIKSKVSEKQNQRDTLRSLGLKRIGDSVVREDTPQNRGYVKTVAHLVKVEEID; encoded by the coding sequence ATGGCCAAGCAGCTCAAGGTGACCCAGATCAAGTCCAAGGTGAGCGAGAAGCAGAACCAGCGCGACACGCTCCGCAGCCTCGGGCTGAAGCGCATCGGCGACTCCGTCGTCCGTGAGGACACGCCGCAGAACCGCGGTTACGTGAAGACGGTCGCCCACCTCGTGAAGGTTGAGGAGATCGACTAA
- a CDS encoding adenylate kinase, with product MTSAASARFLIVGPQGSGKGTQGVLVAEAFGVPQVATGDIFRENVKGGTDLGKKVQEIIEAGHLVPDELTSELVRDRLEQPDAEHGFLLDGYPRNRGQVEHLDAFLEGRGESLDAVIELVVPRDESISRLQQRASEQGRTDDTEDVIANRLAIYERETAPILDVYRERDLVLRIDGVGTLDEVTERIFAALAGRGLVPNGDASVGAA from the coding sequence ATGACCTCTGCCGCCTCCGCTCGCTTCCTCATCGTGGGCCCGCAGGGCTCGGGCAAGGGCACGCAGGGCGTGCTCGTCGCCGAGGCCTTCGGCGTCCCGCAGGTCGCCACCGGCGACATCTTCCGCGAGAACGTCAAGGGCGGCACCGACCTCGGCAAGAAGGTCCAGGAGATCATCGAGGCGGGTCACCTCGTGCCCGACGAGCTCACGAGCGAGCTCGTGCGCGACCGGCTCGAGCAGCCCGACGCCGAGCACGGGTTCCTCCTCGACGGCTACCCGCGCAACCGCGGCCAGGTCGAGCACCTCGACGCGTTCCTCGAGGGTCGCGGCGAGTCGCTCGATGCGGTCATCGAGCTCGTGGTGCCGCGTGACGAGAGCATCTCCCGCCTCCAGCAGCGCGCGAGCGAGCAGGGTCGCACCGACGACACCGAGGACGTGATCGCCAATCGCCTCGCGATCTACGAGCGCGAGACCGCGCCGATCCTCGACGTCTACCGCGAGCGCGACCTCGTCCTGCGCATCGACGGCGTCGGAACGCTCGACGAGGTCACCGAGCGGATCTTCGCGGCGCTCGCCGGTCGCGGACTGGTCCCGAACGGCGACGCGAGCGTCGGCGCAGCGTAG
- a CDS encoding PTS sugar transporter subunit IIB: MRIVVVCGAGASSTFAALRIRRAAEARGIAADVRASGEETLPDALVGADALLVGIHLAERLDSLEQAAAVASVPLAVLPGETRTLDGDAALDLAIAIAGARS, from the coding sequence ATGCGGATCGTCGTCGTGTGCGGAGCAGGTGCGTCGAGCACCTTCGCCGCGCTGCGCATCCGTCGTGCCGCCGAGGCGCGCGGCATCGCCGCCGACGTCCGCGCGTCGGGCGAGGAGACGCTGCCCGATGCGCTCGTCGGAGCCGACGCGCTGCTCGTCGGGATCCACCTCGCCGAGCGGCTCGACTCGCTCGAGCAGGCGGCCGCCGTGGCATCCGTGCCGCTCGCGGTGCTGCCCGGCGAGACGCGCACGCTCGACGGCGACGCGGCGCTCGACCTCGCGATCGCGATCGCCGGAGCACGGTCATGA
- the secY gene encoding preprotein translocase subunit SecY, producing MFNAIGRIFRTPDLRRKLGFTLGIIALFRLGSFIPAPFVDFGNVQQCLAANQGASGLYELVNLFSGGALLQLSIFALGIMPYITASIIVQLLRVVIPHFETLYKEGQAGQAKLTQYTRYLTIALGVLQSTTLITVARSGALFPANSDPSCTQLITNDAWYAILLMVVTMTAGTGLIMWLGELITERGIGNGMSLLIFTSIAATFPGSLWAIWIARGFDVFAVVVAIGLVIVLAVVFVEQSQRRIPVQYAKRMVGRRTYGGNNTYIPIKVNMAGVVPVIFASSLLYLPALIAQFNQPAAGEEPQAWVVWITNNLTQGNSPLYMLIYFLLIVGFTYFYVAITFNPDEVAENMKKYGGFIPGIRAGRPTAEYLDYVLTRVTLPGSLYLGLVALIPLIAFAMVGADQNFPFGGASILIIVGVGLETVKQIDAQLQQRHYEGLLR from the coding sequence GTGTTCAACGCCATCGGGCGGATCTTCCGCACCCCCGACCTTCGCCGGAAGCTCGGGTTCACGCTGGGCATCATCGCCCTGTTCCGACTCGGCTCGTTCATCCCGGCGCCGTTCGTGGACTTCGGCAATGTCCAGCAGTGCCTGGCGGCGAACCAGGGGGCCTCGGGCCTCTACGAGCTCGTCAACCTCTTCTCCGGCGGCGCGCTCCTCCAGCTCTCCATCTTCGCGCTCGGCATCATGCCGTACATCACGGCGTCGATCATCGTCCAGCTGCTGCGCGTGGTCATCCCGCACTTCGAGACCCTCTACAAGGAGGGCCAGGCCGGCCAGGCCAAGCTGACGCAGTACACGCGCTACCTCACGATCGCGCTGGGCGTCCTCCAGTCGACGACGCTGATCACCGTCGCGCGGTCGGGTGCCCTGTTCCCGGCCAACTCCGACCCCTCGTGCACGCAGCTGATCACCAACGACGCCTGGTACGCGATCCTCCTCATGGTCGTCACGATGACCGCCGGCACGGGCCTCATCATGTGGCTCGGCGAGCTCATCACCGAGCGCGGCATCGGCAACGGCATGTCGCTGCTGATCTTCACCTCGATCGCCGCGACCTTCCCCGGCTCGCTCTGGGCGATCTGGATCGCGCGCGGCTTCGACGTGTTCGCCGTCGTCGTCGCCATCGGCCTCGTCATCGTGCTCGCGGTCGTCTTCGTCGAGCAGTCGCAGCGCCGCATCCCCGTGCAGTACGCCAAGCGCATGGTGGGTCGCCGCACGTACGGCGGCAACAACACCTACATCCCGATCAAGGTCAACATGGCCGGCGTCGTGCCCGTCATCTTCGCGTCGTCGCTGCTGTACCTGCCCGCGCTCATCGCGCAGTTCAACCAGCCGGCGGCCGGCGAGGAGCCCCAGGCCTGGGTCGTGTGGATCACGAACAACCTCACGCAGGGCAACAGCCCGCTGTACATGCTCATCTACTTCCTCCTCATCGTCGGCTTCACGTACTTCTACGTGGCGATCACCTTCAACCCCGACGAGGTCGCGGAGAACATGAAGAAGTACGGCGGATTCATCCCCGGCATCCGTGCCGGCCGCCCGACCGCCGAGTACCTCGACTACGTGCTGACCCGCGTGACGCTGCCCGGCTCGCTCTACCTCGGCCTCGTCGCGCTGATCCCGCTCATCGCGTTCGCGATGGTCGGCGCCGACCAGAACTTCCCGTTCGGCGGCGCGTCGATCCTCATCATCGTGGGCGTCGGACTCGAGACCGTGAAGCAGATCGACGCGCAGCTGCAGCAGCGCCACTACGAAGGACTCCTCCGATGA
- the rplE gene encoding 50S ribosomal protein L5 → MTDTATAAPAGKIQPRLKQKYKNEISKTLTEANGYANPHQVPGLVKIVVNMGVGEAARDGKVIDGAIADLTRITGQKPQVTKARKSIAQFKLREGQPIGAHVTLRGDRMWEFLDRLLSLALPRIRDFRGLSDQQFDGNGNYTFGLVEQSVFHEIDQDKIDRVRGMDITVVTTAKTDDEGRALLKALGFPFKSNESA, encoded by the coding sequence ATGACTGACACCGCGACTGCCGCGCCGGCTGGCAAGATCCAGCCGCGCCTCAAGCAGAAGTACAAGAACGAGATCTCGAAGACCCTCACCGAGGCGAACGGCTACGCCAACCCGCACCAGGTGCCCGGTCTCGTGAAGATCGTGGTCAACATGGGCGTCGGCGAGGCCGCACGCGATGGCAAGGTCATCGACGGCGCCATCGCGGACCTCACCCGCATCACCGGCCAGAAGCCGCAGGTGACCAAGGCCCGCAAGTCGATCGCCCAGTTCAAGCTGCGCGAGGGCCAGCCCATCGGCGCCCACGTCACGCTTCGCGGCGACCGCATGTGGGAGTTCCTCGACCGCCTGCTCTCGCTCGCGCTGCCCCGCATCCGCGACTTCCGCGGCCTGTCCGACCAGCAGTTCGACGGCAACGGCAACTACACCTTCGGCCTCGTGGAGCAGTCCGTGTTCCACGAGATCGACCAGGACAAGATCGACCGCGTCCGCGGCATGGACATCACCGTGGTGACCACCGCCAAGACCGACGACGAGGGTCGCGCGCTGCTCAAGGCGCTCGGCTTCCCGTTCAAGTCGAACGAGTCCGCGTAG
- the rplN gene encoding 50S ribosomal protein L14 produces the protein MIQQESRLKVADNTGAKELLTIRVLGGSNRRYAGLGDVIVATVKDAIPGGNVKKGDVVKAVVVRTVKETRRPDGSYIKFDENAAVILKNDGDPRGTRIFGPVGRELRDKKFMKIISLAPEVL, from the coding sequence GTGATTCAGCAGGAATCCCGGCTCAAGGTCGCCGACAACACGGGTGCCAAGGAGCTGCTCACGATCCGCGTGCTCGGCGGATCCAACCGCCGGTACGCGGGCCTGGGCGACGTCATCGTCGCCACGGTCAAGGACGCCATCCCCGGCGGCAACGTGAAGAAGGGCGACGTGGTCAAGGCCGTCGTCGTCCGCACCGTGAAGGAGACCCGTCGTCCCGACGGCTCCTACATCAAGTTCGACGAGAACGCCGCGGTGATCCTCAAGAACGACGGTGACCCCCGTGGCACCCGCATCTTCGGGCCGGTCGGCCGCGAGCTGCGCGACAAGAAGTTCATGAAGATCATCTCGCTGGCGCCGGAGGTGCTGTAA
- the rplO gene encoding 50S ribosomal protein L15, with amino-acid sequence MAEEKKAAAEETEKKAPAKKAAAKPAAEKNAPAKAAAEKKAPAKAAAAKADEAAEKAPAKKAPAKKAPAKKAEADVVREPVLKVHHLRPAPGAKKDKTRVGRGEGSKGKTAGRGTKGSKARNNIRPGFEGGQLPYHMRAPKLRGFKNPFRVEYQVVNLDKLAELYPTGGDVTVDDLVAKGAVRKNERVKVLGNGDLQVKLNVAVDKVSGSAEQKIVAAGGSVK; translated from the coding sequence ATGGCTGAAGAGAAGAAGGCCGCCGCCGAGGAGACCGAGAAGAAGGCTCCGGCGAAGAAGGCTGCCGCGAAGCCGGCCGCCGAGAAGAACGCGCCGGCGAAGGCCGCCGCCGAGAAGAAGGCACCGGCCAAGGCCGCCGCCGCGAAGGCCGACGAGGCCGCCGAGAAGGCTCCGGCCAAGAAGGCGCCCGCCAAGAAGGCCCCCGCGAAGAAGGCCGAGGCCGACGTCGTGCGCGAGCCGGTGCTCAAGGTGCACCACCTTCGCCCGGCCCCCGGTGCCAAGAAGGACAAGACCCGCGTCGGTCGCGGTGAGGGTTCGAAGGGCAAGACCGCCGGTCGCGGCACCAAGGGTTCGAAGGCCCGCAACAACATCCGCCCCGGCTTCGAGGGTGGCCAGCTTCCGTACCACATGCGTGCGCCGAAGCTCCGCGGCTTCAAGAACCCGTTCCGCGTCGAGTACCAGGTGGTCAACCTCGACAAGCTCGCAGAGCTCTACCCGACGGGCGGCGACGTGACGGTCGACGACCTGGTGGCCAAGGGTGCGGTCCGGAAGAACGAGCGCGTCAAGGTGCTCGGCAACGGCGACCTGCAGGTCAAGCTCAACGTCGCGGTCGACAAGGTCTCCGGCTCCGCCGAGCAGAAGATCGTCGCCGCGGGCGGTTCGGTCAAGTAA
- the rpsQ gene encoding 30S ribosomal protein S17: MAETKKAAEAEVAETASHRPYRKVRRGYVVSDKMEKTIVVEVEDRVKHPLYGKVIRRTSKVKAHDEQNSAGIGDLVVIAETRPLSATKRWRLVEIAEKAK; encoded by the coding sequence ATGGCTGAGACCAAGAAGGCTGCTGAAGCCGAGGTCGCCGAGACGGCCTCGCACCGCCCGTACCGCAAGGTCCGTCGCGGCTACGTCGTCAGCGACAAGATGGAGAAGACCATCGTCGTCGAGGTCGAGGACCGCGTGAAGCACCCGCTCTACGGCAAGGTCATCCGCCGCACCTCCAAGGTCAAGGCGCACGACGAGCAGAACAGCGCCGGCATCGGCGACCTCGTCGTCATCGCCGAGACCCGCCCGCTCAGCGCGACCAAGCGGTGGCGCCTCGTCGAGATCGCCGAGAAGGCCAAGTAA
- a CDS encoding BglG family transcription antiterminator, with protein sequence MPEKWERLVEVLAADEGWTTAARLSERLGVSDRTVRTYAAQANRGAEPVVLSGPDGYRLDRDAWTRRARARVDARDVATPDGRRARLIRDLADAPDGLDVHEVAAAAHVSESTVEADLGRVRSRLEGTGLSLARDGGTVRLVGPETAVRRLVGALVREEGRRGIRDLSSLREGFAPMDDFRRALLDGLADAGYAANEYALDDVLLHVAIALDRVARDRTLDADDDVVDGAETDPDTRADADAPAPASREATPDDDEPLAALVDELVVREFGVRLPPAELRHLARLIGTRAATRRSGATRAGVLREIVDRISRDWLVELGDDEFIERLALHVDNLAARAAEHSYSRNPLTASIKAAYPLIYDLAVYLASELARLEGITVNDDEIAYLAMHLGAQLERTRARGDVVRIVVVAPQYHDARALLVDRLRGRLGDDVELAVGDATEAGADGAGEPSDADLVVAVLPPREPLPHVVTVSPFPTDDDVERVRNEVARLRRGRRRARLASTLSRTIEPDLFVRGVEGREREDVIRLLGDRLITAGAIDEDYVTGTLERERMSSTAFTDLLAVPHAMAMTASRSAIAIAIDEHPIDWGGAAVHVVALIAFAADGRAEFQAVFDQFVEAFSEPENVRRLVRGAVDYPGLLAELSGIMAS encoded by the coding sequence GTGCCGGAGAAGTGGGAGCGACTCGTCGAGGTCCTCGCCGCGGATGAGGGATGGACGACCGCCGCGCGCCTGTCCGAGCGTCTGGGCGTCTCGGACCGCACCGTGCGCACCTATGCCGCACAGGCCAATCGCGGCGCCGAGCCCGTGGTGCTCTCGGGTCCCGACGGGTACCGGCTCGACCGCGACGCGTGGACCCGGCGTGCGCGAGCGCGCGTCGACGCGCGCGACGTGGCCACGCCCGACGGCCGCCGTGCCCGACTGATCCGCGACCTGGCCGACGCGCCCGACGGGCTCGACGTCCACGAGGTCGCGGCGGCCGCGCACGTCAGCGAGTCCACCGTGGAGGCCGACCTCGGCCGCGTGCGATCGCGGCTGGAGGGCACCGGGCTCTCGCTCGCGCGCGACGGCGGCACGGTCCGGCTCGTCGGGCCCGAGACCGCCGTGCGCCGGCTCGTCGGCGCGCTCGTCCGCGAGGAGGGTCGGCGCGGCATCCGGGACCTGTCATCGCTGCGCGAGGGGTTCGCGCCCATGGACGACTTCCGCCGCGCCCTGCTCGACGGCCTCGCGGATGCGGGCTACGCGGCGAACGAGTACGCGCTCGACGACGTGCTGCTGCACGTGGCCATCGCCCTCGACCGGGTCGCCCGGGACCGCACGCTCGACGCCGACGACGACGTGGTCGACGGCGCCGAGACCGACCCCGACACGAGAGCCGACGCTGACGCCCCGGCGCCGGCGTCACGCGAGGCGACCCCCGACGACGACGAGCCGCTCGCGGCGCTCGTCGACGAGCTCGTGGTGCGGGAGTTCGGCGTGCGGCTTCCGCCGGCCGAGCTGCGGCACCTCGCTCGCCTCATCGGGACGCGCGCGGCGACGCGGCGGTCGGGCGCGACGCGCGCGGGCGTGCTGCGTGAGATCGTCGACCGCATCTCGCGGGACTGGCTGGTCGAGCTCGGCGACGACGAGTTCATCGAGCGACTCGCCCTGCATGTCGACAACCTCGCCGCGCGCGCCGCCGAGCACAGCTATTCGCGCAACCCGCTGACCGCCTCGATCAAGGCCGCGTATCCGCTGATCTACGACCTCGCGGTCTACCTCGCCAGCGAGCTCGCCCGCCTCGAGGGCATCACCGTCAACGACGACGAGATCGCGTACCTCGCGATGCACCTCGGCGCGCAGCTCGAGCGCACCCGTGCGCGCGGCGACGTGGTGCGCATCGTCGTGGTGGCGCCCCAATATCACGACGCGCGCGCCCTCCTCGTCGACCGCCTCAGGGGCCGGCTGGGCGACGATGTCGAGCTCGCGGTGGGCGACGCGACCGAGGCGGGGGCGGATGGCGCGGGCGAGCCATCCGACGCCGACCTCGTCGTCGCGGTGCTCCCGCCACGGGAACCGCTGCCCCACGTCGTGACCGTCTCGCCGTTCCCGACCGACGACGACGTCGAGCGCGTGCGGAACGAGGTCGCGCGACTGCGTCGCGGTCGCCGCCGGGCCCGGCTGGCCTCGACGCTCTCGCGCACGATCGAGCCCGACCTCTTCGTGCGCGGCGTCGAGGGACGCGAACGCGAGGACGTCATCCGGCTGCTCGGCGACCGGCTGATCACCGCCGGTGCGATCGACGAGGACTACGTCACGGGCACGCTGGAACGCGAGCGCATGTCGTCGACCGCGTTCACCGACCTCCTCGCCGTTCCGCACGCGATGGCGATGACCGCCTCGCGCAGTGCGATCGCGATCGCGATCGACGAGCACCCGATCGACTGGGGCGGCGCCGCCGTGCACGTCGTCGCGCTCATCGCTTTCGCGGCCGACGGCCGTGCCGAGTTCCAGGCGGTCTTCGACCAGTTCGTCGAGGCGTTCTCCGAGCCCGAGAACGTGCGGCGGCTCGTCCGGGGCGCCGTGGACTACCCGGGCCTGCTCGCCGAACTGTCGGGCATCATGGCGTCCTGA